In one Ornithinimicrobium pratense genomic region, the following are encoded:
- a CDS encoding (Fe-S)-binding protein, whose protein sequence is MSSSQSTPLTGTERTSVLPGTGLTVALFATCFNDTLWPEAPRATVTLLERLGCRVVFPREQTCCGQMFTNTGYADDATPLVRKFVDTFERFDHVVAPSGSCVGSVREQHAMLARRSGDDGLLQAVEQTAPRVRELSELLVDVLGVTDVGAYFPHRTTYHPTCHSLRMLHVGDRPLQLLRAVRGIDLVELPSATECCGFGGTFAVKNADTSIAMGADKARHVRGTGAEVLVAGDNSCLAHIGGVLGRQRSGVRTLHLAQVLASTEEDPA, encoded by the coding sequence ATGTCGAGCAGCCAATCCACACCGCTCACCGGAACGGAGCGCACCTCCGTCCTGCCCGGAACCGGCCTGACCGTGGCGCTCTTCGCCACCTGCTTCAACGACACCCTCTGGCCCGAGGCGCCGCGAGCGACGGTCACGCTGCTGGAGCGGCTGGGCTGCCGGGTGGTCTTCCCCCGCGAGCAGACCTGCTGCGGGCAGATGTTCACCAACACGGGGTATGCCGACGACGCCACCCCGCTGGTGCGCAAGTTCGTTGACACCTTCGAGCGCTTCGACCACGTCGTCGCGCCCTCCGGGTCCTGTGTCGGCTCGGTGCGGGAGCAGCACGCGATGCTGGCCCGCCGGTCCGGGGACGACGGCCTGCTCCAGGCGGTGGAGCAGACCGCGCCGCGGGTCCGTGAGCTCTCCGAGCTCCTCGTCGACGTGCTGGGTGTCACCGACGTCGGCGCCTACTTCCCGCACCGGACGACCTACCATCCCACCTGTCACAGTCTGCGGATGCTGCACGTGGGCGACCGCCCGCTGCAGCTGCTGCGGGCGGTGCGCGGCATCGACCTGGTCGAGCTGCCGTCGGCGACCGAGTGCTGCGGCTTCGGCGGCACCTTCGCGGTGAAGAACGCCGACACCTCGATCGCGATGGGCGCCGACAAGGCCCGGCACGTGCGCGGGACCGGCGCCGAGGTGCTGGTTGCCGGCGACAACTCCTGCCTGGCCCACATCGGCGGCGTGCTCGGCCGGCAGCGCAGCGGCGTACGCACCCTGCACCTGGCCCAGGTGCTGGCCTCGACCGAGGAGGACCCCGCATGA
- a CDS encoding LutB/LldF family L-lactate oxidation iron-sulfur protein encodes MPSFQRAARDALANTQQRRNLAHATATIRAKRERVVGEVDRWEDLRVAGAEAKDEALHHLPDYLEQLEANLTARGATVHWARDADEANAIVLGLIRDKGADEVVKVKSMLTQEIELNERLEEAGIHAWETDLAELIVQLGHDRPSHILVPAIHRNRAEIREIFLREMGSVGRPAPKDLTDEPAKLAEAARLHLREKFLRAKVAISGANFAVADTGTLVVVESEGNGRMCLTLPETLISLVGVEKVLPTFADLGPMLQLLPRSSTGERMNPYTSMWTGVTPGDGPQEVHVVLVDNGRSRVLADEVGRQALRCIRCSACLNVCPVYERAGGHAYGSVYPGPIGAVLNPLLRGTGSEVDKSLPYASSLCGACFEACPVRIDIPQLLVHMRTQVVDEASGRSPEALGMKAAAWTFADHRRLETAQRASSLSGRLLGNRTVRSVPGLGAWTQARDVPTPPKETFRQWWRRTHEDES; translated from the coding sequence ATGCCGTCCTTCCAGCGGGCCGCGAGGGACGCCCTGGCTAACACCCAGCAGCGGCGCAACCTGGCACACGCGACCGCCACGATCCGCGCCAAGCGGGAGCGGGTGGTCGGCGAGGTCGACCGGTGGGAGGACCTGCGGGTCGCCGGTGCGGAGGCCAAGGACGAGGCGCTGCACCACCTGCCGGACTACCTGGAGCAACTCGAGGCCAACCTCACCGCCCGGGGCGCCACCGTGCACTGGGCCCGGGATGCCGACGAGGCCAACGCGATCGTGCTGGGCCTGATCCGGGACAAGGGCGCCGACGAGGTAGTCAAGGTCAAGTCGATGCTCACCCAGGAGATCGAGCTCAACGAGCGCCTGGAGGAGGCCGGGATCCATGCCTGGGAGACCGACCTGGCCGAGCTCATCGTCCAGCTCGGCCACGACCGGCCCAGCCACATCCTCGTCCCGGCGATCCACCGCAACCGGGCCGAGATCCGGGAGATCTTCCTGCGCGAGATGGGCTCGGTGGGCCGCCCGGCACCCAAGGACCTCACCGACGAGCCGGCCAAGCTGGCAGAGGCGGCACGGCTGCACCTGCGGGAGAAGTTCCTGCGCGCCAAGGTGGCGATCTCCGGCGCCAACTTCGCGGTCGCCGACACCGGCACCCTGGTCGTGGTCGAGTCCGAGGGGAACGGCCGCATGTGCCTGACCCTGCCCGAGACGCTCATCTCTCTCGTCGGAGTGGAGAAGGTGCTGCCCACCTTCGCCGACCTGGGCCCGATGCTGCAGCTGCTGCCGCGCTCGAGCACCGGGGAACGGATGAACCCTTACACCTCGATGTGGACCGGGGTGACGCCCGGTGACGGACCGCAGGAGGTGCACGTGGTGCTCGTCGACAACGGCCGCAGCCGGGTGCTGGCCGACGAGGTCGGGCGGCAGGCGCTGCGCTGCATCCGGTGCTCGGCCTGTCTCAACGTCTGCCCGGTCTACGAGCGTGCCGGCGGGCACGCCTACGGCTCGGTCTATCCCGGGCCCATCGGGGCGGTGCTCAACCCGCTGCTGCGCGGGACCGGGTCGGAGGTCGACAAGTCCCTGCCCTACGCCAGCTCCCTGTGCGGGGCCTGCTTCGAGGCCTGCCCGGTGCGCATCGACATCCCCCAGCTGCTGGTGCACATGCGCACTCAGGTGGTCGACGAGGCCTCGGGGCGCTCACCCGAGGCCCTGGGGATGAAGGCTGCGGCCTGGACCTTCGCCGACCACCGGCGGCTGGAGACCGCGCAGCGGGCCTCAAGCCTCAGTGGCCGGCTGTTAGGTAACCGCACCGTACGCTCGGTGCCCGGGCTGGGCGCCTGGACCCAGGCCAGGGACGTCCCTACCCCGCCGAAGGAGACCTTTCGGCAGTGGTGGCGGCGGACCCACGAGGACGAATCGTGA
- a CDS encoding LutC/YkgG family protein, producing the protein MSAREEILARLRAATRDVTTQQGARGELAVTAASAESPARTLELFVHNVADYRARVERCSPGDVATSIAAALVRGGAHRVVVPDGLDASWIAPLRDSGIRLVPDRADDGRPLSSAELDEVDAVVTAARVGIATTGTIVLDHDTDQGRRVLSLVPDQHVCVIRADRVVHDVPDAVSLLDPLRPLTWISGPSATSDIELDRVEGVHGPRILDVIVIEP; encoded by the coding sequence GTGAGCGCGCGTGAGGAGATCCTGGCCCGCCTACGGGCCGCCACCCGCGACGTCACGACGCAGCAGGGCGCACGTGGCGAGCTCGCCGTCACCGCGGCGTCCGCGGAGTCGCCCGCACGGACCCTGGAGCTGTTCGTGCACAACGTCGCCGACTACCGGGCCAGGGTCGAGCGGTGCTCGCCTGGGGACGTAGCCACCTCGATCGCCGCAGCGCTGGTGCGGGGCGGCGCCCACCGGGTGGTCGTCCCCGACGGCCTCGACGCGTCCTGGATAGCGCCCCTGCGGGACAGCGGGATCCGGCTGGTCCCCGACCGCGCCGACGACGGGCGGCCGCTCTCGTCAGCCGAGCTGGACGAGGTCGACGCCGTGGTGACCGCGGCGCGGGTCGGCATCGCCACCACGGGCACGATCGTGCTGGACCACGACACGGACCAAGGCCGACGGGTGCTGTCCCTGGTCCCTGACCAGCACGTGTGCGTCATCCGCGCCGACCGTGTCGTGCACGACGTCCCGGACGCGGTGAGCCTGCTGGATCCGCTGCGGCCGCTCACCTGGATCAGCGGCCCCAGCGCCACCAGCGACATCGAACTGGACCGGGTCGAGGGCGTGCACGGCCCCCGCATCCTGGACGTGATTGTCATCGAGCCCTGA
- a CDS encoding acyl-CoA thioesterase, with the protein MNDAPLPDPIDDLLDVLDLEREGSTSIHVASPQGIGEDLADSDGDVFVGRSQPMPHGRVFGGQVLAQCIVAAGRTVTPVADGSGTEPQERHIHSMHGYFLRPGDANRPLRFLVERMRDGRSFSARRVHAIQDGRILMSIIMSFQEEADGLDHQLSMPQVPGPEGLRSDKEILERVSHPVAKATARTRPVELRHVEPLLLAPGEPGASEQSVWLRIARELPDDALLHAAILAYASDYVLLEPVLRRHGIGWGDPRLRPASLDHSMWFHRPVRVDDWVLYTQSSPSAQAGRGLGLGHMYAADGTLVATVGQEGMVRLKG; encoded by the coding sequence GTGAACGACGCGCCCCTGCCCGACCCGATCGATGACCTGCTGGACGTGCTCGATCTGGAGCGCGAGGGGTCCACCTCCATCCACGTGGCCTCACCCCAGGGCATCGGCGAGGACCTGGCCGACTCCGACGGCGACGTCTTCGTGGGCCGCAGCCAGCCGATGCCGCACGGACGGGTGTTCGGCGGGCAGGTGCTGGCGCAGTGCATCGTGGCCGCCGGACGCACGGTTACCCCCGTGGCGGACGGCTCGGGCACCGAGCCGCAGGAGCGGCACATTCACTCCATGCACGGCTACTTCCTGCGCCCCGGCGACGCCAACCGTCCGCTGCGCTTCCTGGTCGAGCGGATGCGCGACGGCCGCAGCTTCAGCGCCCGCCGCGTGCACGCCATCCAGGACGGCCGGATCCTGATGTCGATCATCATGTCCTTCCAGGAGGAGGCGGACGGGCTGGACCACCAGCTGAGCATGCCCCAGGTCCCCGGGCCGGAAGGGCTGCGCTCGGACAAGGAGATCCTGGAGCGCGTCTCGCACCCGGTGGCCAAGGCCACCGCCCGCACCCGTCCCGTGGAGCTCCGGCACGTGGAGCCGTTGCTGCTGGCGCCGGGTGAGCCCGGGGCAAGCGAGCAGTCGGTGTGGTTGCGCATCGCGCGCGAGCTGCCCGACGACGCCCTGCTGCACGCGGCGATCCTGGCCTACGCCTCGGACTACGTGCTGCTCGAGCCGGTCCTGCGCCGCCACGGCATCGGCTGGGGCGACCCCCGCCTGCGCCCTGCCAGCCTGGACCACTCGATGTGGTTCCACCGTCCGGTGCGCGTCGACGACTGGGTGCTGTACACCCAGTCCTCCCCCTCCGCGCAGGCCGGACGCGGGCTGGGGCTCGGGCACATGTATGCCGCCGACGGCACCCTCGTTGCCACCGTGGGCCAGGAGGGCATGGTCCGGCTCAAGGGCTGA
- a CDS encoding acyl-CoA thioesterase: protein MSPLPDVPEVADVFPITVRWSDMDAYAHVNNVQYLRFFEEARVHAFKRWFGADRDLIDEGMLVVSQAIDYLLPMGYAYAPARVAVWCTAVGAASFDLGYAVAGPDGDETVYARGRVSLVAYDLVEQRPRRLGEAERAALGEVFAEAPLLRHEAKVLRAKGLKA from the coding sequence ATGAGCCCTCTGCCGGACGTCCCCGAGGTCGCCGACGTCTTCCCGATCACCGTTCGCTGGTCGGACATGGACGCCTACGCCCACGTCAACAACGTGCAGTACCTCCGGTTCTTCGAAGAGGCCCGCGTCCATGCCTTCAAGCGCTGGTTCGGTGCCGACCGGGACCTCATCGACGAGGGGATGCTGGTCGTCTCCCAAGCCATCGACTACCTGCTGCCCATGGGCTACGCCTACGCACCGGCCCGGGTGGCCGTGTGGTGCACCGCGGTCGGGGCGGCCAGCTTCGACCTGGGGTATGCCGTCGCCGGCCCGGACGGGGACGAGACCGTCTACGCGCGCGGGCGGGTCAGCCTGGTTGCCTACGACCTGGTCGAGCAACGACCAAGACGGCTCGGTGAGGCCGAGCGTGCGGCGCTGGGCGAGGTCTTCGCTGAGGCGCCCCTGCTGCGCCACGAGGCCAAGGTGCTGCGGGCCAAGGGGCTGAAGGCATGA